A window of the Polaribacter sp. HaHaR_3_91 genome harbors these coding sequences:
- a CDS encoding YoaK family protein → MFRHQGKSRTLKHNLRIATILSFVAGFVNVSGFLAFKQLTTNVTGHFALFIYDVANFDFWKGTIYFLYIFSFLFGSFLSSFLIERYNENKKLNVFVLPTVIECLVLISIGLVSNFMELEYANLITCLLLFAMGLQNSFVTKISNAVVRTTHLTGLFTDLGIDLSLLCFPKLAPQKKLLKSNIKLRVYIILFFFAGGLIGGFFYSKLDLKLNTLILAALFLLASLFFDDFRYKVIKTRRKYYQKKKA, encoded by the coding sequence ATGTTTAGACATCAAGGTAAAAGCAGAACTTTAAAACATAATTTAAGAATTGCAACCATACTTTCTTTTGTAGCTGGTTTTGTAAATGTGAGTGGTTTTTTAGCTTTCAAACAATTAACTACAAATGTTACAGGTCATTTTGCATTGTTTATATATGACGTAGCTAATTTTGATTTTTGGAAAGGAACGATTTACTTCCTCTATATTTTTTCGTTTTTATTTGGTTCTTTTTTATCTAGCTTTCTAATAGAAAGATACAATGAGAACAAAAAACTAAATGTATTTGTATTGCCAACAGTTATTGAATGCCTTGTTTTAATTTCTATAGGGCTTGTTAGTAATTTTATGGAATTAGAATACGCAAACCTTATTACCTGTTTGTTACTTTTTGCTATGGGGTTACAAAACTCGTTTGTAACAAAAATTTCTAATGCAGTAGTAAGAACGACACATTTAACTGGTTTATTTACAGACTTAGGAATTGATCTTTCTTTATTATGTTTTCCTAAATTGGCACCACAAAAAAAATTACTGAAATCTAATATCAAACTTCGTGTTTACATTATTCTATTCTTTTTTGCAGGCGGATTAATAGGTGGGTTTTTCTATTCTAAATTAGATTTAAAATTAAACACTTTAATTCTAGCTGCACTGTTTTTATTAGCAAGCTTATTCTTTGATGATTTTAGGTATAAAGTTATAAAAACGAGGCGAAAATATTATCAAAAAAAGAAAGCCTAA